The DNA window CGAAGAGGTGGAGAACGAGGCCGAAGCCTTTGTCGCTCCGCGTGCACCAGCACCCGGCACCCCGTCGCCCGAAGCGATGCAGCGCTTGCAGGCCGCCGCGCAAAAGGCACCGTCTGCTCCGCAGCAGGGCATGGCGCCCGCAGCTGCCGCAGCGCCGGAAAAGGGTCGTTTCGGCTTTAATCGCCTGATTGATCGGATGACCGGACACGCCGCAGACACTCCGACCGCGCAGGTTCGTCAACAACCTATGATGCGCCAAGCTGACGCAACGGCACCTGCTCCGGTTGAGAGTGACCCCGAACAGGACCGCATCGAAATTCCCGCGTTCCTGCGTCGTCAAGCAAACTGATAGCGGTCACAAAATTGGTAAAAAGGGCCACCTTGGGGTGGCCTTTTTCTTTTGTTTTACAGACGGATAATGGTTAATAGGCAGGGTTTCGCCTATCTGTTACAATGATGTTTCATTCGGTTACAAAGATTGAGTTGAGCCTGAGCCGTGCCTCCCTTACCTCAGGATCAACACAGCGCATGGGGACGCTGGAAGCTGCTCGATGAGGCACGGTTTGCAAAATACGCTCAAAACCTCGGTAACCTTCAAGGGTGTTGGCCTGCACGGCGGCGCCCCTGTCAAAATGGTTCTCAAGCCCGCGGCAGCAGGGCACGGTATCTGGTTCAAGCGGACCGATATCGAGGTGGGCGATGCAATGATCCCGGCAATCTACGATCTGGTCGAGCGCACGCCGCTGTGCACCAAGCTGGTGAATGGTGCAGGCGTGACGCTTTCAACGATCGAACACATCATGGCAGCCCTGGCCGGTTGTGGCATCCACAACGCGCTGATTGAAATTGACGGACCCGAAGTGCCGATCATGGACGGCTCGTCGGTCGAGTTTGTACGCGGCATCATGGCCAAGGGCGTGCGTCAGCAGGCCGCTCCGGTTCTGGCCTATGAGGTTCTCAAGCCCGTCACCGTAGAAAAGGACGGCGCAAAGGCGACACTGCTGCCGTCGAACCGTTTGGAAATCGAATTTCACATCGACTTTGCCGACCCCGCAATCGGCCGTCAGAGCAAGACGCTGGACATGCGCAACGGCACTTTTGCCCGCGAGTTGAGCGACAGTCGCACCTTCTGCCGTCAGGCAGATGTCGATGCGATGCATGAAAACGGTCTGGCCCTGGGTGGTACACTGGAAAATGCGGTGGTCGTGGACGGCGACGACGTCCTGAGCCCCGGTGGCTTCCGTCACGCAGACGAGGCCGTGCGCCACAAGATGCTGGACGCGCTTGGCGATCTCTATCTGGCCGGTGGCCCTCTGCTGGGTCACTATGTCGGTGAACGCGCTGGTCACTCTTTGACCAACACTCTGCTGCGCAAGCTTTTTGCGACACCCGGTGCTGTGCGCCCGGTTCTGTGCGACGCCGAAACTGCCGAGCGTTTGCCCGGTCAAGGCCTGATCTGGGCTGAAATTCCCCAGGTCGCCTGAAAGACCCCTTCCGGTTCCGCCCTCTGATCACGGCTCTTTTTCTCAACAAGTCGTTAAGGCGTTTTGCAGCGGAAATTAATGTGCTAGACCGAAGCTCAGTCGGGGGAACCGACACGGCAAGACGACAAGGATGAGCGAGTATGATCGGCGGCAAGGTGGGGGCCAGGGTTGTTGGTGCACTTCTTCTTACGGCTTTTCTGGCCTCTTGTGGGATCGGCGGGCGAGGGGCAGCAGATCGCAGTCAAGATTTGGACGGGTTCGGGCCCGAGCAGATCTTTGAGCGCGGCGAGTTTGAACTGGCGCAGTCACGTACCGAAGATGCGGCCTGGTATTTCTCGGAAATCGAACGTCTTTATCCCTATTCCAACTGGGCCAAGCGCGCCTTGATCATGCAGGCCTTTGCCTATCATTCAGGCAAAGACTATCCCGAAAGCCGGGCTGCCGCGCAGCGCTACATCGACTTTTATCCAGCAGACGAAGACGCGGCCTATGCGCAGTATCTTTTGGCGCTGAGCTACTATGACCAGATCGACGAGGTTGGACGCGACCAGGGCCTGACGTTCCAGGCGCTGCAGGCACTGCGCACCGTGATCGAGGTCTACCCCGACAGCGAATATGCCACCTCGGCGATTCTGAAGTTTGACCTGGCCTTTGATCATCTCGCTGCCAAGGAGATGGAAATCGGGCGCTACTACCTGCGTCGCGATCACTACACTGCGGCCATCAACCGGTTCCGCGTTGTGGTCGAGGATTTCCAGACGACCACCCACACCGCAGAGGCGCTGCATCGTCTGGTCGAGGCATATCTTTCGCTGGGTCTGATAAACGAAGCGCAGACCGCAGGCGCTATTCTGGGCTACAACTATCGCTCGTCCGAATGGTACGAGAGCAGCTACACGCTGTTGACGGCTGCCGGGCTGAAGCTCAAAGATCGTGGCAACAACTGGCTGAGCCAGATCTATCGTCAATCGATCAAGGGCGAATGGCTGTAAAGCCCGCTGTGACGGGACCGAACCATGCTGCGCGCACTTGATATCCGTGACATGTTGATCATTGACCGGCTGGAGCTTGCGTTCCAACCGGGGCTCAACGTGCTGACCGGCGAAACTGGTGCCGGCAAGTCTATCCTGCTGGATTCGTTGGGGTTTGTTCTGGGGTGGCGGGGACGGGCCGAATTGGTGCGTCAAGGCGCCGAGCAGGGCGAAGTGGTTGCCGAATTCGACTTGCCCGATGGGCATCCCGCGCATGACATTCTGGCAGAGGCCGGTTTGCCGGGTGGCCAAGAGCTGATCCTGCGTCGCGTGAACCTGGCGGATGGTCGAAAGACGGCTTGGGTCAATGACAGGCGTTGTTCAGGCGAAGTGCTGCGTGCACTATCTGAAACGCTGATTGAGCTGCACGGACAGCATGACGACCGAGGTTTGCTGAACCCTCGCGGACACAGGGCCATGTTGGACGCTTTTGCTCGCCTTGATGGCCGGTTGGCAGAGGTGCGGGCGGCTTGGACACAGGCGGCCAAGGCGCGCAAGACGGTTGAGGCCACCCAGGCCGCGCTGGACGCGGTGCGCGCCGAAGAAGAATTCCTGCGCCACGCTGTGGCTGAACTGGATCAATTGGATCCCATGCCAGGTGAGGATGCCGATCTGGATGCGCGCCGTCGGCTGATGCAGGGTGCAGAGAAGATCAGGGATGACGTGGCGCGGGCCTTTGCTCTGCTGAGCGGTGAAGGGGCCGAGGGTGCCATGGGTGATGCGCTGAGGTGGCTGGAAGGCGTCACAGCCGAGGCCGGTGGGCAGCTTGAAGAGCCGATTGCAGCGCTTGGTCGCGCGATGATCGAGCTGGGTGAGGCGCAAAACGGCGTCGAAACCTGTCTGAACGCGTTGGAGTTCAATCCGTCAGAGTTGGAGGCTGCCGAGGAGCGCCTGTTTGCGATCCGGGCTTTGGCCCGCAAACACGATGTCTTGCCGGATGAACTGGGCGATTACGCGGACACCCTGCGCGGCAAGCTGAACGCGCTCGAGGCCGGGGATGCGGACCTGGAACAGCAGAAGGCAGATTTGGCGGCGGCAGAAGCAGCTTTTGACGTTGCGGCGGCAGCGTTGACAGAGGCGCGGACAGAGGCCGCCGGGCGTTTGGATGCGGCAGTGATGGGCGAGTTGGCGCCGCTCAAGATGGAACGCGCAGTTTTCGAGACCAAGATCACTGAAGGTGAGGCAGGGCCCGAGGGTCGTGATGCGGTGGCCTTTACAGTCGCCACGAACCCCGGTGCGCCTGCGGGGCCGCTCAACAAGATTGCTTCGGGCGGGGAACTCAGTCGCTTTCTGCTGGCGCTCAAGGTCTGCCTGACCGGCGATGACAGCGCCCGGACGATGATCTTTGATGAGATCGACCGCGGGGTTGGGGGGGCTACGGCAGATGCCGTTGGGCGACGCCTGGCCTCACTTGCTGATGGTGGCCAGGTGCTGGTCGTGACCCATTCACCGCAGGTAGCGGCGCAAGGGCAACACCATTGGCGTGTGCAGAAGCAGGTGCAGAACGACGTCACCTTGTCGACCGTGGTGCCCTTGTCTCGGGACGAGCGCGTGGACGAGATTGCGCGCATGGTTGCGGGGGACACAATCACTCAAGAAGCACGCGCCGCGGCCAAGGCGCTGCTGACATCTTGATTGCGCAAGGTGAGGGGGAGGCACTCCCGCGCCCGCGCCAACCTGACTGCGTCAGCTCAGCGAGCGGCCTTGGGCCGGGCGCCTCGCCTACCGGGTCGGCGCGGTTGCGTTCAGCGCGCTTGTTTCTTTAAAAGCGCCAACCGCCGAGCGTAGCGAGGCCCGGCCCAACGGGAGGAGATGCCCCGGCAGGGGCGTTGACGACGGGCGGGAGTGCCCCCGTTTCCAAGCGTAACGATGTCACCAGACAAAATTGGCTCTTGGGTAGTATATCGAAAACTATGACGCCTTTCCGGCGACTTCCTGCGGGAATTCGGCTTTTCTGTTAACCTTGAGTGTCCTACACAGGGTTAAATGACGACCTGAGGTCACGCATGACCCCATCTACCCGAACACTTCTGCAGCAG is part of the Falsiruegeria litorea R37 genome and encodes:
- a CDS encoding outer membrane protein assembly factor BamD, with translation MIGGKVGARVVGALLLTAFLASCGIGGRGAADRSQDLDGFGPEQIFERGEFELAQSRTEDAAWYFSEIERLYPYSNWAKRALIMQAFAYHSGKDYPESRAAAQRYIDFYPADEDAAYAQYLLALSYYDQIDEVGRDQGLTFQALQALRTVIEVYPDSEYATSAILKFDLAFDHLAAKEMEIGRYYLRRDHYTAAINRFRVVVEDFQTTTHTAEALHRLVEAYLSLGLINEAQTAGAILGYNYRSSEWYESSYTLLTAAGLKLKDRGNNWLSQIYRQSIKGEWL
- the recN gene encoding DNA repair protein RecN, which gives rise to MLRALDIRDMLIIDRLELAFQPGLNVLTGETGAGKSILLDSLGFVLGWRGRAELVRQGAEQGEVVAEFDLPDGHPAHDILAEAGLPGGQELILRRVNLADGRKTAWVNDRRCSGEVLRALSETLIELHGQHDDRGLLNPRGHRAMLDAFARLDGRLAEVRAAWTQAAKARKTVEATQAALDAVRAEEEFLRHAVAELDQLDPMPGEDADLDARRRLMQGAEKIRDDVARAFALLSGEGAEGAMGDALRWLEGVTAEAGGQLEEPIAALGRAMIELGEAQNGVETCLNALEFNPSELEAAEERLFAIRALARKHDVLPDELGDYADTLRGKLNALEAGDADLEQQKADLAAAEAAFDVAAAALTEARTEAAGRLDAAVMGELAPLKMERAVFETKITEGEAGPEGRDAVAFTVATNPGAPAGPLNKIASGGELSRFLLALKVCLTGDDSARTMIFDEIDRGVGGATADAVGRRLASLADGGQVLVVTHSPQVAAQGQHHWRVQKQVQNDVTLSTVVPLSRDERVDEIARMVAGDTITQEARAAAKALLTS
- the lpxC gene encoding UDP-3-O-acyl-N-acetylglucosamine deacetylase, whose translation is MRHGLQNTLKTSVTFKGVGLHGGAPVKMVLKPAAAGHGIWFKRTDIEVGDAMIPAIYDLVERTPLCTKLVNGAGVTLSTIEHIMAALAGCGIHNALIEIDGPEVPIMDGSSVEFVRGIMAKGVRQQAAPVLAYEVLKPVTVEKDGAKATLLPSNRLEIEFHIDFADPAIGRQSKTLDMRNGTFARELSDSRTFCRQADVDAMHENGLALGGTLENAVVVDGDDVLSPGGFRHADEAVRHKMLDALGDLYLAGGPLLGHYVGERAGHSLTNTLLRKLFATPGAVRPVLCDAETAERLPGQGLIWAEIPQVA